Genomic DNA from Macadamia integrifolia cultivar HAES 741 chromosome 6, SCU_Mint_v3, whole genome shotgun sequence:
AATGTGCTCAATTCATGGTCATCTTGCCTGACATTTATGATGTATAATATTACAAGCTGTTGATAACATAGAATTTACAATTTTAGATTGCATGTGTGGCATCAAATCTAACAAACTTGTAATGTTTCTGGATGGTAATGTGTTATGTGAATGTGGCAGGCTATCCAGTGTCTAGGTGGTAATGGCTATGTGAATGAGTACCCAACTGGTCGACTTCTTCGAGATGCTAAATTATATGAGATTGGGGCAGGCACCAGTGAGATCAGAAGAATAATTATTGGCCGTGAGCTCTTCAAGGAGCAATGAAAAGTGCACCATTTTGTTTGGATCGCATGAATCTTGTAACCATTCCCCTTGCAAGTGGCAACCCTTCAAAACAAATCTTGTGACCATTCCCCTTGCTAGTGGCAACCCTTCAAAACATTCTTTGGGCTAATCCCCATTTTTAAAAGATATTCTCAACAGAAATGAAAGCAGAGAATGTTATTGAATGGGTATCTATCCCCCTCCCACAAGGATTCATAATTTGTTCCAAGAACTGGGTACAAGAACTGGGTACAATAATGTACTGAATATGTATTGTTTAttgaaaagaagggaaatttcTTCTGAGTTCTCTATACTTACCCTATAATTATTCAACTTCTCTACCCTGGACAACTTTTTTCATTCTTCATAAAAGCAAACTTCCACAATACATGACATGGGTCATCATCCTTTTCAGATCATTGAGGTTAGCTGTGAAACCTATAATGGCCAATATCCTCCTAATTAGGGTTGTGTGCTAGTGTACCAGCATGATCCATGGGAGGATTGAAAATTAACTTCCAACTTTAGGAGGGGGTCCTATTCTCTTAAGAACACATGACATCTTACAAGTGTCCCCAACTTGCAGAAAGTAGTCACTAGCCAGAACTAGGATTTCACCACTTGAAAATATTAAATGGGTTCACATGGGAAGTGGTATTTCTAGGGAAGGACCAGCCTGGAGAGGGTTCTCGAAAGGGGTCCTGGGTTCTCAAGAGGGCTATAATTGTGGTCCAGTATCTCACATAGCAAATTTTAATCCAGTCCGAGTTAGCCAAGTGGCAAATCAAGTATTTAAAGGCTTCTGGAAAGGATACACCACCAGAAAATGCATGAACATAAGCAACTTGGAAAACCTCTCTTACAGGTAGGCCAACATAGAAAATAATTTACCATATGGGGTCATCCATTCTTTTGTAGCCATAGGATAGAGGGTCTTCCTGATCAGACAGTTTGGTTCTGCTTCCCAAAGTTCCCAATACCCGTCCCCTCTTACCATCCAATTCCAACCGATGGCTTTGAGTGGCttcaaagaaaatagaaaaagagaaggaatggaCCATGCCTAGTGCAATGGTGCGCTCGAGTGAGTGCGAAATTATGAGTTTTGCTTTGTCCTTGTTGGGTGTTGGGAATACCAGCTTTTGAGTCTTTGACTTGGAGCCCATTAATGAAGGTTGCTTGGAATCATTTCTGAGGAAATTGAAATTCCAAGACCACCGCCTACTACCCCACATACCAAGGACGAAAGGATCCCAAATCTAGTTATAGTTTTAGAAAGCTTAAGTCTACAACCAAAATTTCATGATAGGGTTTCTCCCAATCATTAAAATTTTGTGATCAAATCACCGCATAGTATTAAAttctatacaacaacaacagttGGTGAGATGTGCATAGAAAGCTCATGCTCACCAAGAGATCTCGTGGTGTTATTTAAGCTTTATGTAGCAATCGAAGTGCTTAACCATCCGGTCCACATGGCAAAAATAGAGGGAAAATGGGAAATTTCGTTGCAAACGAATTATACAAGTAACCTAAAACTTAGAAGgtccattttttttccaatgtaaAAAGACACCAATGCTTCTTGATGTAACAAAATAGCCAATGTGGCATTAGCCAAactagttttgagatttttggtTAAAATTTTTGAGAAGGGTGAAGACATTCTTAGGATATTTGGTTTTTTGACTGGTAAAACAATGAAAGGTGGGGTTATTAGTACCCCCTGCCCCCTTTTGTGGGGTTAAGAGCATTTCTAACTTTATGGAAAATcttttaccaacaaaaaaaataaaatttttttatggagaatCAAGTAACTCATTGAAAACTCCATTTCGACCTGGAAGTTTTAACTgtataaattaaataattaaataaatcattACTCTAGATTTTAAACTTGATTGACAAATTGCATTCAATTTCATTTGCTTTGCATTTATTTGTTCCATTGTTATCAAATTTAGTAAGAGGAAAATGTGCACCAAAAAAAAGTAGGGAAAAAATGCCAGAAGTAAATCTTGTCAAGAGAGACCCTCTTAACAATCCACTTAGTCATACGATGCGATAGGATGATATAGCAATTTCAATTGTTGGATAGTTAACACATAATAGAAATGTTTATGTTTCCTGCGTCAGCTTCTTGATCGTCCAAGACTTTGAAACTTTGAAACTTAATTTTGTTACTTAATAAATTCCAATTAGACTGAAACTTGATATATTAACAGAGTACCATGGAATCCAAATTGGGTCCATTTGATATGCTGCATGGCAAATATTCTAGGCAAACAAATACTATAGTAAATAGATTTTAGTAGGTATGCTGAACCCAATATGAGATCCTAATAATATTGTATGAATATAAGTTTGGGGACTTGCATGGATGAGTCGGCGAGAGAGTCCAAATATTGATGAAATTATATAACTAGCAAGAAAAGATTTTACCATATGTTATCATAGTCGGTTACATTGAGACTACATTGATTCTTTTTCGCATTGTGAAAAGcataaatgaaaatcatttaTCATCTATAGTATACGATGATATCATATATTCAAGGGATCCATTTTTCCATTTGTCAGGACACGCAATGCCTTATTTGATCCACATCAAATACTTACTCTGGTCACACAAAATATCCATTTTGTTTTTCGTTTTATTTTAAAGTTATCTTAATtgtattataataataatataatggatattctaccaaaaaaaataatataatggaTATAATGTAGTGTAATAGTGAAATGTTTCGAGGTCTATATCAGATGGGGTTGGATTGGTaatgtgttcttttttttttttttgggggttggtGGGGCCTCATAATTTAATTACATAGCACGATTGGACATTTGGATTGGTCAATAGCTCACTGCGTGGtccaaattccaaattccaaattccaTACCCAAAACAGAAGCAGCACACGTAATAATCAGTCCAGTCTTTATGATCCACCCTAATAAATAATCCATTTTCTTTATGGTTTTTTCATTGAAACGATACTGATAATTGGTCCAGAATCGTCAAATATTGATATCGATCTCAATCAATACTGATATGATATAATTGATATAACTAATTCAATATCAATACTTATAACCATGCTCTATCCCAAATATACGTATAAAGATTGTGCAAACCAAATCTGCTAATCCGGCCTATTCATAGTCCCCATTTCTTCCTTATCTGTCCGCACACGAGTAACTGAAAAGTCAAAAGAAAGTTACCATTTTTAATAACTTTACCTGCTCTATACTCAAAACTCTATAGTATTTTTTTTGACAAGGATTATTTGTGAAAGCAACCACCCACCACCCTCTCATCTCCAGAGCTCCTCTCCCCACACCCCTACTCCATCAAGAAAAGGATAGAAAATAGATAGACTTACCCTAATCTATTTCTTAGCATTCCCCTCTTATGGCTTTTACTGCTGTGCCTAACATTCTCCCCTACAGATGATGATCAAAGAATGAAAATGTAAGAAAGAATTTGGGTGGAAACAGTTTTTAACATCAAAATATCTCACTTATGTCGGctaaaaaggattttttttttttttcatttatttatgctGGATACGCCTCAATTTGTGTTTTATCGGTATCTGCAATGATCGATACGACCACCGATATCGACACCTATAACCATGTTTTTTCTGCTGCATACAATATTGCGAACATATTTTCAAGCTGTCTGTTGTATTATAAATACAAAAACAAGTACTTGTATATTTATAAATTCTTGGATAATTCCAAGAATGGAGGGCCCATCTGTGTATGAAATCAGCAAGATCCCCCAGAGTTTTCAACGAGGGATTATTCCCAGTATtgcaggggaaaaaagaaaagagagttaATGGCAATCAAACCAGTTCTCCTCCATTGAAGCTGTGGCCTGTGGAGGAGGAGTTTGAGTGGGTTATCAACATTTCATTAATATCAGAGACACTGTCCTGCAAGGTCATCAACAGATGGGAAGTGCTGAAACTCATAGAAGGCTTTGATCTTGGGACCATGGGCACTTGAGCCTCACCCACTAGCATCTGAACCACACCTCTCATTGTAGGTCTAGCCAATGGGTCAGGGTGAGAGCATGCCAGACCCATTAAGAGCACACTTGTCATCTCTCCATCATCAAAATCACCACCTAGTCTTGCATCAGCTGCACCCAAGAGTCTCCCTTCTCTGTGCAAACTCCAAACCCACTCCACCAAATTACTGCTGACCCCAACATTTTCAACCCTATTAGTCTCTTTCTCAATGGGTCTCCTCCCACTGGCCACTTCCAGTACTACAGCTCCAAAGCTGAACACATCAGTCTTCTCTGTTGCTCTCCCTGTGAGGAGGTACTCAGGGGCCAAGTAACCCATTGTGCCTGCAGTTACAGTGGCATCAGGTGTCTTGTCATGCTCCATCTGTCTCGCCAAACCAAAGTCTCCTAGTTTGGCATTGAAGGCTTCGTCAAGCATTATGTTACTGGTCTTGATGTCCCTGTGAATTACCTGGTTTTCGCATTCCTGATGCAGGTAGGCCATGGCAGAGGCCACACCCATTAAAATCTTTCGCCGGTAATGCCATGGGAGGGGAGATGTGGACTCGAACAATGCTTTATCGAGGCTTCCATTGGGCATGAAATCATAGACGAGAAGAATTTCACCTTTCTCATGGCACCAGCCTTGGAGCCGTACAAGGTTCCGATGCCTGAGACTCCCAATTATTGAAAGCTCAGATAAAAACTCTGCCTTTCCGTGACCTCCACTATGACTACATCTCTTCACCGCCACCATTGCTCCAGTTTCTGGGATAATACCTTTGTACACAGTCCCAaacgctccatttcctataatTCTGTCCGTATTGAAGGACCTCGTTGCCAATTGCAGCTCTTTGTAGCTGAACTCTTTTGGGGTCTTGACGAGCTCTTTGTAGCTGAACTCTTTTGGGGTTTTGACGATCTCCGATGCTAGAGAGACTGAAGTTTTAGGAGGTTTGACCCTTTTGGAGAAAACCCAGACAAGAATACCGGCGAACATGGCGAGAAAAAACGCTCCGGCTGTTACCACCCCTACAACCGCCCCGGGCCGTTGCTTACATAGCTGGTTATGGCAGGATGAGGATTTTCTGGTCTTTTCTGGTATCGAAGAGTTTGAAACTGAAGGAGGTGGTACCGGAGATGGAGGTGGGAGATTGGAAGCATTTGCCATTGGGGAAAAAGGAATAGGCGTCGGCGATGAAAGGGACGAATCAGACCCAGAATTagtagcagaagaagaagcGGTAAATGAAGAATTAAAGCTCCACCATTGGACACTGTGAATCTCTGTACTCCCCTGAGTGGAACCAGAGAACCCCACAAACATGAAATCGTTGACAAGGCGATCCAAGTCGAGATGGAAGGACAAAAAGGGATCGGGTGGACGGAGATTGGAGAGAGAGACGGAAATATTAAACAGACGAGCAGAACCATCATAATCGAGCCAAGCATTCACGAGATCCCCGCTCTTAAGATCGATCCCCAGGGCACCCAAATCACCCACCTGAGCAGAAACCATGCCGTTTACATCCAAGCCCACGTGGTTGTCGTTAATGTCCTCGAACTCCAGGTCCATCAACGTGTCGAATTCAACCGCAACGTAGCCGGACAGAGAACCCTGGCCATCGCCCAGGCCCAGAAACCCACCGGCCTCACCGATTGTCTCGTCATCGGGAGAGAGGAGGAAAGCTAGTCCCCCACCAATCGAGGATGGGTTGAGATTGATAACGGAGATAGAGAAGAAAGTGGAGAAGGACACCGGAGAATGGCTGCCAGACTGCCGGAATCTGATGGGGTCACTGTATAAAACCCTGCCAGAGCCGGAATAAGGGACGCTTAGATCACGGGAGAGATGTACGCTGCCATTGTACAAATGGGCATCTCCGAGCAGCTTCAGACTACCAAGCGTTGAAGTACTCAAGTCGAATTCAGTCGTTTCACTCTCAGCTTCGATTTCAATGCCGGAAATCCCCAGCAATAGAAGCAAGAATAAACAGGTAAGGTCGTCGATGAAATCTAACATGGCTTAATTTTACCGGCGACCCATTGGGTATTCTTGTGAAGCAGGGCTAAGGCTAAGCTGTGGATTTATCAATCACTGCCGTGGTGCGTGCTCAATTCTTTTGCTTCGACGGCACAACAACAAAAGAAGAACGAAGGAATACTAAGGTCAGATTCCTTTGAAAAGGAGAACAATTATGTGATATGAAGACACGTTTCGATCTGCAACTGTTAAATTTCAAGGGAAGCAAGGAAGGAAATGAGAGCGAGCGAGAGATAATAATGAGAAATGGAAATTTTGGCTGTTCTACTGGAAGTCTCTAACTAACTTGTGAGTCAGTGGGTCTGAGACTCTGAGATGGAGTAATTGTGGTTTATTAAATGGGAAGTAGCATGCGAGTTCGTCACAGGTTATTAAACGGTTGGCGCTTGTAAAATACGCGAAGTGCGCCCTACGCATCCCCCAAGCAGGCCCCACTTCGCTTTTACGTCCATGTAAGCATTGAAGCAAGCCGGCTGGGGATCAAGCAAAGTGTACCTACCGTGTGAACACCAGTTGTGTGCTTAGATGTAATAGGACTTTATCATAATCAGATTTTGTATCTTATTTTTGGGGAAAAACTTTCCCCCCAACAGACGCTGCAATTTTTCTCCAACGTAAGTCCTGTCACTTTTTATGAGATAATGTTTTATGTGGAAAGAGTGTGTGGTTTCCACGAACGGTGTTAGTCggtttgattttagtttaaACGGTGCAAATTAATtcgatttatatttatttaattaaaatcataaccacaccatttactaaatggttccactttctgaaatcgTGATCGTTTAGTAAACGATTTcgatttccacggtttctaaacagtGTCAatttcacgattttaaacggtttcagtttcaatttaTTCCATTCGgtttgtaaaatggttcacaatcggtttgttataacttgcaaccatctctaaactgaagatcataagcttatccaaaaataattggcaaccataaataagagattctatattgagAATGATATGtcttaggaaaaattacatgattacccacttttgggttttacttaacaaaattacccaacttgtgtttcagttaacaacaatctacaaaatcaggtttgggtttacaaaattacccagaacagtgattctccctcaattgtgtttgttttcttaccattttacccttgacTTCATCACCCTACCTGCTCCTATCACAATGTTCACTTCGAGCACCATTCCCATTCTGATCACCAAGGCCACGGTCACACAAAGCACTGGCAGCCATCCAGGCTAGCAGCCGTGGTCATGAAGGGTCAAGGATTTAGGGCCCGGGGGGGTTTGCCTTTCATTATTCAGGCATTTGGAACCTGCAAATCGGTTTTATGGAGGTGTTTcgataaatgtttttttttttggcaagagCTACCCTAGAAATATGCTGCACCACCTCCTTTTGTTCTCCTACGCAATGgacccccatctctctctctctctctctccagcacACCTTGCAGCTGTGAACAACAGAGCAGCCGCCGGAGAAAAATAGATGCAAAGAGGACAGCAGGGACCAAATGGAGGTGTTGATGGAGAAAGGCAGCAAGGGAGGGATGGAAGATAGATGTGGTCAGCGGTTGAACGATTGGGATGCTGGAGGCTAGGCGAGGAATAATGTTAGTGgcgagagagagatagatgcaGAGAGGGCCGGTTTGGATGTTAATGGCATAGAGCAGCAAGGGAGGGAGGGATGTGGTCAGAGGTTGAATGATTAGAGTGATGGAAGCTGGGCGAAGGATGATGACCGAGCAAAACAGAGtttgaagaataaatatgaaaCAGAGGAAGAACATAGAGAACAATGTCGTCTGATTTCAATTATAGATTCGGATTCTCTCCATCGACTTCTTGTGCTACGCTTGAAATCAAACTCTTATGTGTCAAGATCACACCTTTAGGCAACCCAGTTGTCCCCAGAGAGAATGGGAGTGCAATCGGGTCATTCTAATCAATCGAAACCGTTCCTAAATCCTTCTCATCTGATTCTGAGATTACCGAGAAATGGAGGAAATTTTCTGGTGGATCATCAACGGTAATCACCTTGA
This window encodes:
- the LOC122082690 gene encoding L-type lectin-domain containing receptor kinase VIII.1-like codes for the protein MLDFIDDLTCLFLLLLLGISGIEIEAESETTEFDLSTSTLGSLKLLGDAHLYNGSVHLSRDLSVPYSGSGRVLYSDPIRFRQSGSHSPVSFSTFFSISVINLNPSSIGGGLAFLLSPDDETIGEAGGFLGLGDGQGSLSGYVAVEFDTLMDLEFEDINDNHVGLDVNGMVSAQVGDLGALGIDLKSGDLVNAWLDYDGSARLFNISVSLSNLRPPDPFLSFHLDLDRLVNDFMFVGFSGSTQGSTEIHSVQWWSFNSSFTASSSATNSGSDSSLSSPTPIPFSPMANASNLPPPSPVPPPSVSNSSIPEKTRKSSSCHNQLCKQRPGAVVGVVTAGAFFLAMFAGILVWVFSKRVKPPKTSVSLASEIVKTPKEFSYKELVKTPKEFSYKELQLATRSFNTDRIIGNGAFGTVYKGIIPETGAMVAVKRCSHSGGHGKAEFLSELSIIGSLRHRNLVRLQGWCHEKGEILLVYDFMPNGSLDKALFESTSPLPWHYRRKILMGVASAMAYLHQECENQVIHRDIKTSNIMLDEAFNAKLGDFGLARQMEHDKTPDATVTAGTMGYLAPEYLLTGRATEKTDVFSFGAVVLEVASGRRPIEKETNRVENVGVSSNLVEWVWSLHREGRLLGAADARLGGDFDDGEMTSVLLMGLACSHPDPLARPTMRGVVQMLVGEAQVPMVPRSKPSMSFSTSHLLMTLQDSVSDINEMLITHSNSSSTGHSFNGGELV